In the genome of Odontesthes bonariensis isolate fOdoBon6 chromosome 20, fOdoBon6.hap1, whole genome shotgun sequence, the window CATGCTGTCTGTGGCAATGTCCTCTGCGATCTCCTGACACAGGGCTAAGAGGTTCAGCTGCTGTCTGTGTGCTGCCCTTTTCGACGCAGCAGCCTTCTGCTCAGCCAGAGCTGCGAGGCGAGCTTTGGTTCTTGCTTGTGTATTCATTTCTTGTTTCTTGGGTTTTCCCACTTCCTTTCCCTTGTTTTCTCCTTCAGTCTTTTCAGCAATTTTGTTCGGCTTCACCGCCCCATCAGCGTCATcacaatgtttctcattcaCCTTTTCTTCGGACTTTTTAGAAAGACCTTTGTTGGGTTGATCCTGTGgtttttctattattattatgtcactgtcttcctctttctcttcctctgctacGACAATCTCACGACCAATCTCCATGTCCTCCAGAATCTGCACTTCTTGAAGGTCCAAATTACCTCCCTCATTCTCTATCACCACTGCATTACTGTCCTCATTCGTGTCCTGAATATGAGAGTTTGTCATCTCTATGTCCACCATGCCAGATGGTAGTTGGTGATCAGAATTTTGAACATCTTGAAGAATATTTGCCTTCGTCTCCTCATCCAACACCTCACCTGAGGCGGTCCCGGTCGCATCTTTGACCCCATCAGCTGTTTCACATTGCTGCGCCCCCTCCTCAACATAAACAGTTTCCTGGGCACCACTTGAAATGTTTTGATTTGCCACTTCATCCACCAAAAGAGAAAGTGGACTGACCTCCTCTGAGAGCGAGGCCGACAGACCCGATTCAGCTGCAGCCTGAGTGACAATATCAAAGTGAATTTCACTCTCTGGGACTGGTTCCAAGATCACAAACTCCTCAGACACACCAGATGTTATCTCAACTTCAGTTGTGGCTGGAGTAGTTGTCCCAGGGACGTCCACAGCCTCCTGAAGTCCAACATCCTCCTGCCCCGGCCCGGATAACTCCGCTGCACCGACAATCTCTGGGAAGCcatttctttcacttttctctGCGGCATCTGTCACAGCGATGTCATCACTTGAGCTGACTGCTGCGTCTTGTTTCACATCTGCAGGCCCGCTACTCTGTTCCAACTGTGCATGTGCAGGACCCTCGGGTTCACTGACGGTTTGTACTTCCATTTCAACTGCTGCTTGGTTGTCTGACACACAACTTTCTTCCCAAGCATTTTCCTCATCCTCCAGCTGAGGATGTGAGAACTTTGACACGTCCCCCTCTGTGTGCTGGGTCACGGTGCTCTGTATGTTCAGTAAAGACACTCCTTCATGCAGCTCTGATGTCGTGCAAAGCTCCCTGCCACCATCACTCTCTGGACTACTAATAGGCTCATACACCACCTGGTTTTCATGATGCTCAAACTTCGACTGACTTTCAGTTTTAATCTGATCTTCCGATGACTGAATAACAATATCAGTGTCATCTGGTTGGCCACAAACAAAAACGATAACTTCACTGCTTTCAGCTCCTCCGTCGACTTTACTGACAGATCTGCCAGCCTTGACCTCATTAATCACTTGCCTTCCCATTTCCTCTTCTAATACAGAATCTGCCCTCTCTATTGGTACACTTATTAGATCTGCCTCCCTTCGGCCGTCCTCAGCACCAggctctgtctgtctgtctttttcttcattttccaaATTAGCAACGGGAAGAGGCGTCTGAATTTCACCTGAGAAGTCATCAGTGTGTTCACCGATTTCTTCTGACACGTGGTTTTGTTGTTCTGCTACAGCTGCTGGATAAGAAGTCTCCTCAGGTGCTGCAGacgtttctgtgtttttatcgACCTCACTGGGAATCTCTTCTGGTGCTGCTGATGTCTGCATGTCAATTTCAACGAGATCTTCAGAAGCGCTGACACATCCAGCATCAACAGAGTTATTGTTATCTCCACTCTCAGTATCGATGGAATCTTTTTCCACTTCAGTGTCTGTGGTGAGTTCACAGACATCATGACCTCTATTGCTTTCCATTTGTGCTGTAGCTGTTGGTTGAGAAATCTCCACTATCTCTTCTGCTGTTTGCATTTCCACCTCGTCTGGCCTCTCAGCAGTGCTGACACACTCTGTGAGAGCcttgttttcatttctgttaTACTCTAAATTTTCCTGGGCTTTTTCAGACCTTTCTCTTGCAGTCTCAGTGGAGTTCAGGCACTTCTGGACAAGCGTTTCAGCAGGAGGAGATGAAACAGAAATCTCTGACTTTGATTCAGGCTGCATTTCCATTTTGTTCTGATTCACTGCTACAGTCACAGACAGTGTGTCTGTATTTTGTTCTCTGACATCTTGAAtcttttggtcttttatttCCACGGCAGGTATGGTGGAAACCTGTTCTGATGCTGATACGTGTTGCATATCCAACTCAGTTTGGGTTTTCTCGTCCTGCATTTCCTCTGAAGAGGCTGCTTTAGAAATCTCTGAAGCTGATGTGATCTGCATTTCCACATTGATTTCATTTTCTTGTACGGTCATACGTTCAGAGTTCGCCTGGTCTTCATTCCTCACATTTTGTGAATATGCAATCATTAAGTCTTCATGAGCCTCCTTAGAAATATCGTCTGTTACACATCCGCTGATATCCTGACTTTTCTGACTCTGTATTTCCACCTCTGACACAAAGTCAGAACTATACTCTTGTGTCTGCATGGCTACTTCTCTTTGGCTCTCAATCCTTTCCACTAAAGGCGCTGGATTTGAAACCTTCATTGTTGATGTCTCCATTCCCTCATCCATCTGACTCTGTGTTACAGTTACAGATTCCAATTTCACCGTGTCATTTTCTAAAGTATTTAAATTTTCTACCTCATGATCCTTATGAAATTCAGTTGATATGTCTGCGGTGGGTTCGCTGACCATCTGGCTGCGTACTTCCAATACTGGTGCAATGTTACAGACCTCTTCTGATGTGGCTGCAGTCTGTAGATCAGCTTCTACTTGACTCTCGGTAGTAGTAGAGACACATTCAGCATCCTCACTCCTCTTACAACTAACAGTGTCCAGATCTTTCATACCTTTGTCAGATGTGTCTGTGGTAAATTCACTGTCCACCTGGTGCATGGGGTCATGTGTTTCCACTATCTGTGTCATGTTACAGACCTCCTCGGTTGTGGCTGTCGTCTGTAGATCCACTTCTTGACTTTCAGTAGCAGCAAAACATTCAGTATCTTCACTACTTTTACAATTTTCAGTCTCTGGATCTTTTTGAACTTCATCAATTTTGACTGTGATAGGTTCACTGACCACCTGGTTCATCTGACAGAGTGTTTCCACTATTTGTTTCATGTTACAGACCTCCTCTGATGTAGCTGTAGTGTGCATATCCACTTCTATTTGACTTTCAACAGAAGAAGTAGCACATTTATCATCTGCACTGCTTTCGCAATGTGCAGTCTCTGGATCTTCTGTTACAGGTATGTCTGTGGTAGGTTCAATGCCTGGGCTCTCCTGGacttcagctttagctgcaTGACATTGCTCAAACGATGCGATAAGCTGTATTTCTGTTCCATTTTGACCCTTGGTATTATAAGCAGATTCAAGGGTTTccatattttcacatttatcaACTTTAACATGATCATACATTTCAGTAGATACGACTGTGATAGGTTCACTGACCTTCTGGATTTCCTGATTTTGCATCACAGGTGTTGGATTTGAGATTTCTAATGGCACTACAGTCTCTGTTTCAATTTTGTTCGTATTCTCAGCTCCAGCATCACAATTAAAATGAACGGTTTCTTCGTTTTCCATTATTTTGCAATTTTTCCCAACATGAAAATTTGTAGATAGGGCCGTAGTAGATTTGTGAGCATCCTGGCTTTGTGTTTTCGCTGTAAAGTCCAGATTAGAAGTCTGTATATCCATCTCGATTTGGCTGTTTGATGGCGCGGCACTCTGAATCATCATGTCCTTTTCTACATCTATGCTTGTGGAATCTTCTTTAACCTCAgcaggtattttttctatgttaTCATAAAGTTGGTGGCTGTCTTGACATTGTTTATCCACTCCAGGTGTAGTTTCACCCTCTGGAACAATGACACTTTTAGAAAGTCCATCACTTTGATTTTGCTCATGAACAGCCTTGCAGTTGGGATCAGTATCAGGACACGCGTCAGCTATCACGGAGCCATAACTCGGCCCTACCTCAACCAAAGCTCCAGGACAAGCAACAGTTGGAGAGGACTGGAAGGCAACTTCTTCTCTGTCATGTTCTTCAAGTTCTTCCTCGGGCTTTCCAACTGCTTGGTTCACATCACACAAGCTGATCACTGCATTTGTCACCTGGTCTTGTGTGTCTGCAGAGTTAAATTCCTCTTTGAAATATGTTCGAGTTTCTGAAATGGCAGCAGACTCTGCTGTTGTTAGACTTTCCTCTGTCTGACTCTCTGGATTACAGTTTTTCATCAGAACATGTTCTGGCGCAGCGATTCTCTCATTTGACAGTGTTTCATATAGTTTACTATCATTAGGACCTGTTTCTTCAGTTACATCCTGCGAGTCACACTCACTCTGCTTTGTTTTACATATTAAAATCAGATTACTTTCCTCTGAAACAAGCGCTGTGCTCAGGTCAGTTTGTCTTTCTGGTTTGCAAGTTGAGGATGTCTTTTCGCCTGTGTGTTCTTCACCTTCACCACTTAATTTCACCTCTCCAACAACAGAACATAGTGTATCCTTTAACAATGCTGGTGTTTCACTTTCTATAATCTTTTGGCTTTCGAGAGACtctgctttttctttgtttttgttgaccTCAGATCCAACGGGAATTTCTGCAGGGAAAGAATGTACCCTATCTCCAGAAGATGGTGATGCATCATTACTTATAAGCTTTTGGCTCTCTACATTTTTTAATTCTATGCGTTTACTTTCTTCGGCTGTAGTGTCAAATTGGATGCCTGCCTCAGCAGTCCCCGTTTCTGCCGGCGCCTCTTTTGTAGCATCATCTGAAACTTCTGTTTTCTCCCCTGCAGTGAAAGATTCTTTGTTCTCGTCGCCCTCACCAGTGCTCTGAAGACACGGCAAATCTGAGAATCTGCCATAGTTGTGGTCCATCTGTACAGGATCCGCAGGTTCAGATGGCAAAGCTTGGCTTGTATCCTGTAGATCAGAAGATGACTCCTCAGCTTTGCGCTTGACCTTGACTCTGTTAGAATATTTTTTAATGCAGCGGGCCTTGTCTTCATCACCACGCTCTCTGAAGAAGTCAACCTTACTGCCATCGCTACTTAAGTCATCATCAGACTCAGTGGAGGTTGTTCGCTTCAGGGAAACGCTGGAGTTGGCTCTCAGTGATGGAGCCTCTCCGGAGGAGGCACTTGTGGCTTTCAGTAGCTTGGATTTTTtgacaggtgggtcagaggtGGCTTTACCAGAATCCTTTGGAGGGGAGCTCTGTTTGGATGACTTGGCTGGTTTGTTTGCCCCCTCCACTGAAAAAGACCGTTTTATCTTAGTCCGTGGAGCTGCTGTCTTTTCTTGTATATTCCCCGTTTTGAGGGAATTGGTAGCTGGTGCAGTTTTGGAAGACGGAGCCTCCCCATCCTCATCCAATTTCCTCATCTTGGGTTCTGAGTCATGAGGAGACGATCCTCTCTTTGGGGCAGGCATTCTGTGGAAATATTtttcacaaagtatgatgaagCCAAGACATGCAACTTGTTCCTACAGTCACAATTTTTCTGGCATCCTGCATGTCctcttttgcttctttttttaaaaatcgaaTGCCACCACAAGCATCAAATATCTAATAAGTAAATATGAGGTTTTTATCACAAAGCATGATCTATCTCTTTCCAAATGCACTGGAAAGCCAACTgttaactgtttttttaaacatgcaaCAAGGCTGGCAAACGGTGGACATAAACAAGAGATAATTCAGAGTTAAACTAGATGGCTAGCAAGTCACACAACGTACGATCTACATTTCCTCACATATTCACCATCTATATAAGCAATGTAAGTGACATTCTAACGGTCGACAAAAGCAGGTTTCACTACGAGTTGAGCAGGCAGTCAGAAATAGACAGTTAGCTAGTATTAGCTGAGCTGCTAGCGCGCTAGCTGGAAGTGCACAGTGATGGGTGCTAACGCTAGCAGCTGCCAACTCGCAACAAATGAGCAAAGCGACACTCGCTGCTTAACTCCGCCTAAACAGCAGTCGGACACTCAGAGCAGAGGCTCCACGGAGCAGTTC includes:
- the LOC142370377 gene encoding uncharacterized protein LOC142370377 isoform X1, which encodes MPAPKRGSSPHDSEPKMRKLDEDGEAPSSKTAPATNSLKTGNIQEKTAAPRTKIKRSFSVEGANKPAKSSKQSSPPKDSGKATSDPPVKKSKLLKATSASSGEAPSLRANSSVSLKRTTSTESDDDLSSDGSKVDFFRERGDEDKARCIKKYSNRVKVKRKAEESSSDLQDTSQALPSEPADPVQMDHNYGRFSDLPCLQSTGEGDENKESFTAGEKTEVSDDATKEAPAETGTAEAGIQFDTTAEESKRIELKNVESQKLISNDASPSSGDRVHSFPAEIPVGSEVNKNKEKAESLESQKIIESETPALLKDTLCSVVGEVKLSGEGEEHTGEKTSSTCKPERQTDLSTALVSEESNLILICKTKQSECDSQDVTEETGPNDSKLYETLSNERIAAPEHVLMKNCNPESQTEESLTTAESAAISETRTYFKEEFNSADTQDQVTNAVISLCDVNQAVGKPEEELEEHDREEVAFQSSPTVACPGALVEVGPSYGSVIADACPDTDPNCKAVHEQNQSDGLSKSVIVPEGETTPGVDKQCQDSHQLYDNIEKIPAEVKEDSTSIDVEKDMMIQSAAPSNSQIEMDIQTSNLDFTAKTQSQDAHKSTTALSTNFHVGKNCKIMENEETVHFNCDAGAENTNKIETETVVPLEISNPTPVMQNQEIQKVSEPITVVSTEMYDHVKVDKCENMETLESAYNTKGQNGTEIQLIASFEQCHAAKAEVQESPGIEPTTDIPVTEDPETAHCESSADDKCATSSVESQIEVDMHTTATSEEVCNMKQIVETLCQMNQVVSEPITVKIDEVQKDPETENCKSSEDTECFAATESQEVDLQTTATTEEVCNMTQIVETHDPMHQVDSEFTTDTSDKGMKDLDTVSCKRSEDAECVSTTTESQVEADLQTAATSEEVCNIAPVLEVRSQMVSEPTADISTEFHKDHEVENLNTLENDTVKLESVTVTQSQMDEGMETSTMKVSNPAPLVERIESQREVAMQTQEYSSDFVSEVEIQSQKSQDISGCVTDDISKEAHEDLMIAYSQNVRNEDQANSERMTVQENEINVEMQITSASEISKAASSEEMQDEKTQTELDMQHVSASEQVSTIPAVEIKDQKIQDVREQNTDTLSVTVAVNQNKMEMQPESKSEISVSSPPAETLVQKCLNSTETARERSEKAQENLEYNRNENKALTECVSTAERPDEVEMQTAEEIVEISQPTATAQMESNRGHDVCELTTDTEVEKDSIDTESGDNNNSVDAGCVSASEDLVEIDMQTSAAPEEIPSEVDKNTETSAAPEETSYPAAVAEQQNHVSEEIGEHTDDFSGEIQTPLPVANLENEEKDRQTEPGAEDGRREADLISVPIERADSVLEEEMGRQVINEVKAGRSVSKVDGGAESSEVIVFVCGQPDDTDIVIQSSEDQIKTESQSKFEHHENQVVYEPISSPESDGGRELCTTSELHEGVSLLNIQSTVTQHTEGDVSKFSHPQLEDEENAWEESCVSDNQAAVEMEVQTVSEPEGPAHAQLEQSSGPADVKQDAAVSSSDDIAVTDAAEKSERNGFPEIVGAAELSGPGQEDVGLQEAVDVPGTTTPATTEVEITSGVSEEFVILEPVPESEIHFDIVTQAAAESGLSASLSEEVSPLSLLVDEVANQNISSGAQETVYVEEGAQQCETADGVKDATGTASGEVLDEETKANILQDVQNSDHQLPSGMVDIEMTNSHIQDTNEDSNAVVIENEGGNLDLQEVQILEDMEIGREIVVAEEEKEEDSDIIIIEKPQDQPNKGLSKKSEEKVNEKHCDDADGAVKPNKIAEKTEGENKGKEVGKPKKQEMNTQARTKARLAALAEQKAAASKRAAHRQQLNLLALCQEIAEDIATDSMLLKRIEEEKQAAAALAAAAAVAAAAAKAEASKKERPAVNTQDTDSVNVPTPAGPEGSSATVTPAPEAPVAQPSTANSDETKPAAEPQKRRFFISQIAVPLKAHEKKKLTRYQRLRQVELQREKMSWARVKKLKSDQANQMFSDMDWQAPFSTSSLFSLSPAAPPPAASPSKTPPQSPATTSKPAQPKADDPKVETPKAEPAKPGTTKTEPIKAETAKPEPTKTETSKTVPVKAETTKTEPPVTENRRTTRQSKAQASKTAAAPVPAPKVTRSAAKRSLPAVPPPMPNGLNAQKLKLEVEYKPYRPRPKYSPDDFELDDDPLPVRPTKSNLPSQPPRASLQSNPAAHSKATPPLKPTVSSQLAHQAKLKAQTTTPRQFSGQPKPSVAAQAQLRPAQSNPSVPASPLSKAPTAASSKPVSSTSSQFKSPVFTAAQSKAASSPGQPRPAAFTSPQSKTAGAVQLKQSAPTAAQPAVLATCETQPAAAATADAASVPQKPPNPPSLQDDKSKNTAGACSSAPASSSPPVESSKVSDDSQQCEEKPAEDKAEAATMEEKTSEKPCQNRAAKPQNAATPLSDACLQKEVKKLKEADKDGTQTVIDAGQKHFGAVACSVCGMLYSAANPEDESQHLLFHNQFISAVKYVGWKKERILAEYPDGKIILVLPDDPKYALKKVEEIREMVDNDLGFQQVETKCPSQTKTFLFISVDKKVAGCLITEHIQEGYRVIEDPLPEGSEGEKVMFERQRAWCCSTTPEPAICGISRIWVVSVMRRQGIASRMLECLRNNFIFGSYLSKDEIAFSDPTPDGKLFATHYFGTSQFLVYNFVSGTRSSQPKTPAV
- the LOC142370377 gene encoding uncharacterized protein LOC142370377 isoform X2, which codes for MPAPKRGSSPHDSEPKMRKLDEDGEAPSSKTAPATNSLKTGNIQEKTAAPRTKIKRSFSVEGANKPAKSSKQSSPPKDSGKATSDPPVKKSKLLKATSASSGEAPSLRANSSVSLKRTTSTESDDDLSSDGSKVDFFRERGDEDKARCIKKYSNRVKVKRKAEESSSDLQDTSQALPSEPADPVQMDHNYGRFSDLPCLQSTGEGDENKESFTAGEKTEVSDDATKEAPAETGTAEAGIQFDTTAEESKRIELKNVESQKLISNDASPSSGDRVHSFPAEIPVGSEVNKNKEKAESLESQKIIESETPALLKDTLCSVVGEVKLSGEGEEHTGEKTSSTCKPERQTDLSTALVSEESNLILICKTKQSECDSQDVTEETGPNDSKLYETLSNERIAAPEHVLMKNCNPESQTEESLTTAESAAISETRTYFKEEFNSADTQDQVTNAVISLCDVNQAVGKPEEELEEHDREEVAFQSSPTVACPGALVEVGPSYGSVIADACPDTDPNCKAVHEQNQSDGLSKSVIVPEGETTPGVDKQCQDSHQLYDNIEKIPAEVKEDSTSIDVEKDMMIQSAAPSNSQIEMDIQTSNLDFTAKTQSQDAHKSTTALSTNFHVGKNCKIMENEETVHFNCDAGAENTNKIETETVVPLEISNPTPVMQNQEIQKVSEPITVVSTEMYDHVKVDKCENMETLESAYNTKGQNGTEIQLIASFEQCHAAKAEVQESPGIEPTTDIPVTEDPETAHCESSADDKCATSSVESQIEVDMHTTATSEEVCNMKQIVETLCQMNQVVSEPITVKIDEVQKDPETENCKSSEDTECFAATESQEVDLQTTATTEEVCNMTQIVETHDPMHQVDSEFTTDTSDKGMKDLDTVSCKRSEDAECVSTTTESQVEADLQTAATSEEVCNIAPVLEVRSQMVSEPTADISTEFHKDHEVENLNTLENDTVKLESVTVTQSQMDEGMETSTMKVSNPAPLVERIESQREVAMQTQEYSSDFVSEVEIQSQKSQDISGCVTDDISKEAHEDLMIAYSQNVRNEDQANSERMTVQENEINVEMQITSASEISKAASSEEMQDEKTQTELDMQHVSASEQVSTIPAVEIKDQKIQDVREQNTDTLSVTVAVNQNKMEMQPESKSEISVSSPPAETLVQKCLNSTETARERSEKAQENLEYNRNENKALTECVSTAERPDEVEMQTAEEIVEISQPTATAQMESNRGHDVCELTTDTEVEKDSIDTESGDNNNSVDAGCVSASEDLVEIDMQTSAAPEEIPSEVDKNTETSAAPEETSYPAAVAEQQNHVSEEIGEHTDDFSGEIQTPLPVANLENEEKDRQTEPGAEDGRREADLISVPIERADSVLEEEMGRQVINEVKAGRSVSKVDGGAESSEVIVFVCGQPDDTDIVIQSSEDQIKTESQSKFEHHENQVVYEPISSPESDGGRELCTTSELHEGVSLLNIQSTVTQHTEGDVSKFSHPQLEDEENAWEESCVSDNQAAVEMEVQTVSEPEGPAHAQLEQSSGPADVKQDAAVSSSDDIAVTDAAEKSERNGFPEIVGAAELSGPGQEDVGLQEAVDVPGTTTPATTEVEITSGVSEEFVILEPVPESEIHFDIVTQAAAESGLSASLSEEVSPLSLLVDEVANQNISSGAQETVYVEEGAQQCETADGVKDATGTASGEVLDEETKANILQDVQNSDHQLPSGMVDIEMTNSHIQDTNEDSNAVVIENEGGNLDLQEVQILEDMEIGREIVVAEEEKEEDSDIIIIEKPQDQPNKGLSKKSEEKVNEKHCDDADGAVKPNKIAEKTEGENKGKEVGKPKKQEMNTQARTKARLAALAEQKAAASKRAAHRQQLNLLALCQEIAEDIATDSMLLKRIEEEKQAAAALAAAAAVAAAAAKAEASKKERPAVNTQDTDSVNVPTPAGPEGSSATVTPAPEAPVAQPSTANSDETKPAAEPQKRRFFISQIAVPLKAHEKKKLTRYQRLRQVELQREKMSWARVKKLKSDQANQMFSDMDWQAPFSTSSLFSLSPAAPPPAASPSKTPPQSPATTSKPAQPKADDPKVETPKAEPAKPGTTKTEPIKAETAKPEPTKTETSKTVPVKAETTKTEPPVTENRRTTRQSKAQASKTAAAPVPAPKVTRSAAKRSLPAVPPPMPNGLNAQKLKLEVEYKPYRPRPKYSPDDFELDDDPLPVRPTKSNLPSQPPRASLQSNPAAHSKATPPLKPTVSSQLAHQAKLKAQTTTPRQFSGQPKPSVAAQAQLRPAQSNPSVPASPLSKAPTAASSKPVSSTSSQFKSPVFTAAQSKAASSPGQPRPAAFTSPQSKTAGAVQLKQSAPTAAQPAVLATCETQPAAAATADAASVPQKPPNPPSLQDDKSKNTAGACSSAPASSSPPVESSKVSDDSQQCEEKPAEDKAEAATMEEKTSEKPCQKAAKPQNAATPLSDACLQKEVKKLKEADKDGTQTVIDAGQKHFGAVACSVCGMLYSAANPEDESQHLLFHNQFISAVKYVGWKKERILAEYPDGKIILVLPDDPKYALKKVEEIREMVDNDLGFQQVETKCPSQTKTFLFISVDKKVAGCLITEHIQEGYRVIEDPLPEGSEGEKVMFERQRAWCCSTTPEPAICGISRIWVVSVMRRQGIASRMLECLRNNFIFGSYLSKDEIAFSDPTPDGKLFATHYFGTSQFLVYNFVSGTRSSQPKTPAV